The sequence below is a genomic window from Ensifer adhaerens.
TGAGGAGGGCCGGGTTGAAGGCGAGTTCGGTAACCGTGTCCTCTTCGGCTTCCTTCTGCGGCTCGTCGAAGTTGACGAAGACCGAGAGCTGGTCCTGGAGGATGCGGGCTGCGAATGCGATAGCGTCTTCGCCGGTGACGGAGCCGTTGGTCTCGATCGTCATCGTCAGCTTGTCGTAGTCAAGAACCTGGCCTTCGCGGGTGTTTTCCACCTTGTAGGACACTTTCTTGATCGGCGAGTACAGGCTGTCGACCGGGATGAGGCCGATCGGCGCGTCTTCAGCGCGGTTGCGCTCTGCGGGCACATAGCCCTTGCCGTTGTTGACGGTGAATTCCATGCGGATTTCAGCGCCGTCGTCGAGCGTGCAGATGACGTGATCGGGGTTCAGGATCTCGATGTCGCCGACCGTCTGGATGTCGCCAGCGGTAACCGTGCCCGGACCCTGCTTGCGGACGACCATGCGCTTGGCATCGTCGCCTTCCATCTTGATGGCGATTTCCTTGATGTTCAGGACGATGTCGGTGACATCTTCGCGAACGCCGGGGATGGACGAGAATTCGTGCAGAACGCCGTCGATCTGAACCGCCGTGACGGCAGCGCCGCGCAGCGAGGACAGAAGAACGCGGCGAAGCGCGTTGCCAAGCGTCAGGCCGAAGCCGCGCTCAAGCGGCTCGGCGACCAGCGTCGCCTTGGTCGCACCCGAAGAGGTGAACTCGACCTTGCTCGGCTTGATCAATTCCTGCCAGTTTTTCTGAATCATGTTTCTTTACCTTCCGTTCGCCGTCACCATCCAATCGTGACGGCCGAGCATTGAAGCGCCGACAGCGAGGCTACCGGCTTGGTGAGTTCCGATGATCAGACGCGGCGCTTCTTGCGCGGGCGGCAGCCGTTGTGCGGGATCGGAGTCACGTCACGGATGGAGGTGATCATGAAGCCGGCAGCCTGCAGAGCGCGCAGAGCCGATTCGCGACCGGAACCGGGGCCGCAAACTTCGACTTCGAGCGACTTCATGCCGTGTTCCTGAGCCTTCTTGGCGCAGTCTTCGGCAGCGATCTGGGCGGCGAACGGGGTCGACTTGCGCGAGCCCTTGAAGCCCTTGGCGCCAGCGGACGACCAGGCAATGGCGTTGCCCTGTGCGTCGGTGATCGTGATCATCGTGTTGTTGAACGTGGAGTTGACGTGCGCAACGCCCGACGTGATGTTTTTACGTTCGCGACGGCGAACGCGTGCGGCTTCCTTGGCCATGGTATTCCCTTCGTTGATCTCTACGCCGCCGTAGTGCCAGCGGCTACACCCTCATGACAAACAGCGGAAAGCGGGTAGCGAACGGGGCCTCCCCGCCTCGCTACCCGCCTGTCGCAATTCGTCAAGAATTACTTCTTCTTACCGGCGATCGCCTTAGCCGGACCCTTGCGGGTACGGGCGTTCGTATGCGTACGCTGGCCGCGAACCGGCAGCGAGCGACGATGACGCAGACCGCGGTAGCAGCCCAGATCCATCAGACGCTTGATGTTCATCGACGTCTCGCGACGCAGGTCGCCTTCGACTGCGTAGTCGCGGTCGATGGTTTCACGAATCTGGAGAACTTCGGCGTCGGTGAGCTGATGCACACGACGATCAGCCGGAATACCGACCTTCTCGATGATCTCCTGAGCGAACTTCGGGCCGATCCCGTGAATGTACTGAAGCGCAATGACAACGCGCTTTGCAGTCGGGATGTTAACGCCAGCGATACGTGCCACGCGTATTCTCCTTCATATCCCGGCCTTCCCAGGCGGGGAGTTCCTGTTTTTTCAGCCCCGAAAGGCCGTGGTTCCTATATATTGACCGGGACATGTCAATACGACCGCGCCCGGGCTCCTGTCTTCCAGAGTCCGCGCCGATCGACTTGCCTGTCGCGAGTTGCGCGGTCATTAACGGAATCGCTGCAAAAAAGCAACCGTTCCGCCTAGAAATTTTCGGGTCCGCTCAGAGCTTCCCGAGAATTGTTTCGATCGAGGCAGTCACCTCGTCAATTTCAGCCATGCCGTCGATCGACTTCAGAAGGCCCTTGGCGTGGTAGTAGCCGATCAGCGGCGACGTTTCCTTGTAATAGGCGCGAAGTCTGGTCGTCATCGTTTCGGCGTTGTCGTCGGGACGGCGCTTGAACTCGGTCGAGCCGCACTTGTCGCAGACACCTTCAACCTTGGGCTTCTGCAGGCGATCGTGATAACCGGTGCCACAGTTGGCGCAGGTGTAGCGGCCGGAAACGCGATCGACGAGCACACTGTCGTCGACCTGCATCTCGATGACCACATCGAGCTTCATGCCCTTCGAGGCCAGCATCTTTTCCGTGGCATCGGCCTGCACGAGGGTCCGGGGAAAGCCGTCGAGAATGAATCCCTTTGCGCAATCCGGCTGATCGATGCGTTCGGACACGATGCCTATGACCACGTCGTCATTGACCAGCGATCCTGCATCCATCAGCGCCTTCGCGCGCTTGCCGACGTCCGTGCCCGCCTTGACGGCGGCGCGCAGCATATCACCCGTGGAAAGCTGAGGAATACCATGCTTCTCCACGATCCGCTGAGCCTGGGTTCCCTTGCCAGCGCCCGGCGGGCCTATCAGAATCAGTCTCATTTTCCCCTCTTTCCTCCACGGAGCTTCGACTTCTTGATCAGGCCCTCATACTGTTGTGCAATAAGATGACCTTGAATCTGTGCTACCGTATCGAGGGTTACGCTGACAACAATCAAAAGCGATGTACCACCAAGGTAGAAGGGCACGCCTGTCTCAGCGATGAGAATTTCCGGCAGGATGCAGACCAGCACCATGTAGATCGCACCGATGACGGTGATGCGTGTCAGAACGTAGTCGATATACTGCGCGGTTCTCTCGCCAGGGCGATAACCGGGAATGAAACCACCGTGCTTCTTGAGGTTGTCCGCCGTATCGGTCGGGTTGAAGACGATTGCGGTATAGAAGAACGAGAAGAATGCGATGAGCGCCGCATAGGCGACCATATAGAGCGGCTGTCCATGCCCCAGGGCAGCAATAGCTGTCGTTGCCCAGGACGGCAGGTTGGACGCATTGGAGAACCCTGCGAGCGTTGCCGGAAGCAGAAGGAGCGACGAGGCGAAGATCGCAGGGATAACGCCGGCGGTGTTCAGCTTCAGAGGAAGGTGAGACGTATCGCCCTGGAACATGCGGTTGCCCACCTGACGCTTCGGATACTGGATCAAAAGCCGGCGCTGCGCGCGTTCCATGAAGACGATGAAAGCGATGACGACGACGGCAACGATCAGGACCGCAAGAATCACGCCGGTCGACAGGGCACCAGTGCGGCCAAGTTCCAGTGTTCCGGCCAGCGCATGCGGAAGGTTTGCGACGATGCCCGAGAAGATGATCAACGAGATACCATTGCCGATGCCGCGCGAGGTGATCTGCTCGCCCAGCCACATCAGGAACATCGTGCCGCCGAGCAGCGTGACCACCGTCGAAATGCGGAAGAACCAGCCCGGATCCGCGACAACGCCGTTGGAATGCTCGAGGCCGACCGCGATGCCATAGGCCTGCAGGGCGCCGAGCAGCACTGTTCCATAGCGTGTATACTGGTTGATGATCTTGCGGCCCTGCTCGCCTTCCTTCTTGAGGTTTTCGAGCGCAGGCACGACGGAGGTCATCAGCTGAACAATGATCGAGGCCGAGATATACGGCATGATGCCGAGGGCGAAGATCGCCATGCGGGATACCGCGCCGCCCGAAAACATGTTGAACAGGCCAAGGATACCACCAGACTGGCCCTTGAAGGCATTGGCAAAGGCATCGGGGTTGAGGCCCGGAAGCGGAATGTAGGTGCCGAGTCGGTACACCAGGAGCGCACCGAGGGTAAACCAGAGTCGCTTTTTCAGATCTTCAGCCTTGGCGAAGGTCGAAAAATTCAGGTTTGAAGCCAATTGTTCCGCTGCAGAAGCCATCTATTTCTCCGCGAGGCCTTCACCCCTCCCCGCTGATCAGCGGCATGTCGGCGAAAACCCAGTTCCCACACGCCCAGGCTTCCCGCCACAGGCACGCTTTGAATTCAATTGTTTCGGGCAGATGTCAAACGAAAAAGCGCATTTATAAACCGGCCCGGTCGAAACGCAGGCCTCCATGCGACAATCCGCCGCCGATGCCTCACCCGCGCTCTGGTTTGCCTCGTCCGTCGAAGAAACGACGCCGAGACCGCGAGGCTTTCATATGGAAGCAAAATCGCCCGGTGTGAAGACACCGGGCGATCAAATTTCAATGATTATTCTGCGGCAGCTTCGCCGAGAATCTTGACCGAACCGCCTGCCTTCTCGATCTTTTCAGCTGCAGCCTTGGAGATGCCGCTCACTTCGAGTTCGACCTTGGCCTTCAGTTCGCCGTCCGACAGAACGCGGACGCCGTCCTTGGCGCGGCGGAGGACGCCGGCAGCCACGAGGGCAGCAGCATCGATCGTCTTCTTGGCGTCGAGCTTCTTGGCATCGATCGCTGCCTGGATACGGCCAACCGAGACGGTGACGTATTCAGCCGCGAAGATGTTGTTGAAGCCGCGCTTCGGCAGACGGCGGTAGATGGGCATCTGGCCGCCTTCGAAGCCGTTGATGGCAACGCCCGAACGAGCCTTCTGACCCTTGACGCCGCGACCACCGGTCTTGCCCTTGCCGGAGCCGATACCGCGGCCCAGGCGCTTCTTCGAAGGCATAGCGCCTTCGTTGTCCTTGATTTCGTTGAGTTTCATCTTGGTCTCCCCGTCTTACTTCTCTTCGACGATGCGAACGAGGTGGCTGACGGCACGGATCATGCCACGAACGGAAGGGGTGTCTTCCAGTTCACGACGACGGTGCATCTTGTTGAGGCCGAGACCGATCAGCGTTCTCTGCTGAACGTCGGGGCGACGGATCGGCGAGCCGATCTGTTCCACGATCAGGGTCTTCTTGGCGGCAGCGGTTGCTTTCTTAGCCATGGATCATGTCCCCTTATTCTTCAGAGGAAGCGCCCGAGGCAGCACGGCGAGCCTGAAGCGTTGCATACTTGATGCCGCGCTGAGCTGCGATGTCCTTCGGGTGAACCTGATGCTTGAGGGCGTCGAAGGTTGCGCGAACCATGTTGTAGGGGTTCGACGAACCGGTCGACTTGGCGACGACGTCATGCATGCCGAGCGTTTCGAAAACGGCGCGCATCGGGCCGCCTGCGATGATGCCCGTACCGGCCTTGGCCGAGCGGAGCAGAACCTTGCCGGCGCCGTGGCGGCCGTGCACGTCGTGGTGCAGCGTGCGGCCATCGCGCAGCGGAACGAAGATCAGGTCGCGCTTGGCGGATTCGGTAGCCTTGCGGATCGCTTCCGGCACTTCACGAGCCTTGCCGTGACCAAAGCCGACGCGGCCCTTCTGGTCGCCGACGACGACGAGTGCTGCGAAGCCGAAACGACGGCCACCCTTGACCACCTTGGCGACGCGGTTGATTGCTACGAGCTTGTCGACAAATTCGCTGTCGCGCTCTTCACGGCCCTGACGCTCTTCGCGCGGTGCACGTTCTTTCTGTGCCATTGTCCTTTTCCTTTTTCTTTTCCGGGTGCAATCGGCAAACAATGATGGACCGCCCTGCCCTCTTTTGAGGTGCAAGCCGATCCGGCGAAATCAGGCACGAAACCTGATAATGGAAACCGGGGCTCGAAAGCCCCGGATCCGAACTTAAAACTCCAGACCGCCTTCGCGGGCTGCCTCGGCGAGCGCCTTGACGCGGCCGTGGTAGAGGAACGCGCCACGATCGAAGACGACCGACTTGACGCCTGCAGCAGCAGCACGCTCGGCGACGAGCTTGCCAACGGCGGCGGCGGCAGCAACATCGGCGCCGGTCTTCAGCGAAGACTTGAGGCCGGTGTCGAGGGTCGATGCAGCTGCCAGCGTGCGGCCGGCAACGTCATCGATGATCTGGGCGTAGATGTTCTTCGAAGTGCGGTGTACGGAGAGCCGCGCGCGGCCATTGGCCACCTTCTTGAGCTGACGGCGAACGCGGCTGGCGCGACGCACAAGAGTTTCTTTCCTGCTAGCCATATCGCGTTATCCTTACTTCTTCTTGCCTTCCTTGCGGACGATGCGTTCACCAGCGTACTTGACGCCCTTGCCCTTGTAGGGTTCGGGGCCACGATATTCGCGGATTTCTGCAGCGACCTGGCCGACAATCTGCTTGTCGATGCCGGTGACGACGATTTCCGTCGGCTTCGGAACGGCAATGGTGATGCCCTGCGGCGGCTCATAGATCACGTCGTGCGAGAAGCCGAGCGCGAGCTGCAGGTTCTTGCCCTGAAGCGCTGCGCGGTAACCGACGCCGTTGATTTCGAGCTTGCGCTCGTAGCCGTCCTTGACGCCCTTGAAGATGTTCTCGATCATCGTGCGGGACATGCCCCACTTGGACCGAGCGTCCTTCGACTGCGTCGCAGGCGTAACCACGACCGCGTTGTCTTCCAACTTTACGAGAACTTCGTCATTGACGACGAAGTGGAGCTCGCCCTTGGGGCCCTTTGCGGAAACCTTCTGTCCTTCGACAGAAGCCGTCACACCTGCAGGGACCGGAACGGGCTTTTTACCGATACGAGACATTTTTTCAAACCTGTCTGTTCGTTATGGAGATCCTGCTCAGTCTTAGAAGACCGAGCAGAGAACCTCGCCACCAACATTCTGTTCGCGAGCCTGGTGATCGGCCATCACACCCTTCGGAGTCGAAAGGATGGTGATGCCGAGGCCGTTCGCGACCTGCGGAATGGACTTGACCGAGACATAAACCCGGCGGCCCGGCTTGGAAACGCGGGCGATCTCACGGATCACGGACGCGCCTTCGTAGTACTTCAGTTCGATCGACAGTTCGGTCTTGCCGTTGTCGAACGTCACTTCGGAGTAGCCGCGGATGTAGCCTTCAGCCTGCAGGACATCCAGCACGCGAGCGCGCAGCTTGGAAGCCGGCGTCGTTACGGAGGACTTGCGGCGGGATACGCCGTTGCGGATACGTGTGAGCATATCACCCAGAGGATCAGTCATCGTCATTTGCCTGTCTCCCTCTTACCAGCTCGACTTGACGAGGCCCGGCACGGAGCCGAAGTTGCCAAGTTCACGGAGCGCGATACGCGACATCTTGAGCTTACGGTAGTAAGCGCGCGGACGGCCGGTGACTTCGCAACGGTTACGGATGCGGGTCTTGGAGCCATTGCGCGGCAGAGCCGCAAGCTTCAGGGTTGCCTTGAACCGCTCCTCGATGGGCAGTTCCTGGTTCATGATCACAGCCTTGAGCGCGGCGCGCTTGTTAGCCTGACCGGCTACCAGCTTGCGGCGGCGCTTGTTCTTTTCGACTGCGCTGACTTTCGCCATTTTGTGCTTCCTTCTAAACGCTTGCCGTAACGATTACGCGCGGAACGGGAAGTTGAACTCTTTCAGAAGAGCCCGTGCTTCGTCGTCCTTGGTAGCCGTCGTACAAACGATGATGTCCATGCCCCACATCTGATCAACCTTGTCGTAGTTGATTTCAGGGAACACAATGTGCTCCTTGATGCCCATGGCGAAGTTGCCACGGCCGTCAAAGCTCTTCGGGTTCAGGCCCCTAAAGTCGCGAACGCGCGGAAGAGCGATGTTCACGAGACGGTCAAGGAATTCATACATGCGAGCGCCGCGCAGGGTGACCTTTGCGCCGATCGGCATATTCTCACGAACCTTGAAGCCTGCAATCGAGTTGCGGGCGCGGGTCACGACAGCCTTCTGGCCGGCGATCGCCGTGAGGTCGGCGGCAGCAACCGTGGGCTTCTTGGAGTCGGCAGTTGCCTCACCCACGCCCATGTTGATGACGATCTTGTCGAGCTTCGGAATCTGCATCTCGTTGGCGTAGGAGAACTGCTCCTGCATCGCCTTGCGGATACGCTCAACGTAGTCCTTCTTGAGCCGGGGCTCGTACTTGGTCTCAGCCATCGATCACAACTCCCGAACGCTTGGCCACGCGAACCTTCTTGTCGCCTTCGATCTTGAAACCGACGCGGGTCGGCTTGCCGTCCTTGGGGTCGGCGATCGCGAGGTTGGAGAGGTCGATGGAGGCCTCCTTACGGACGAGACCAGCTTCCTGGGTCTGCGTCTGCTTCTGGTGACGAACAACAACGTTGACGCCACGGACGACCGCGCGGTTTTCCTTCGGGCTGACGCTGACGACTTCGCCAGACTTGCCCTTGTCCTTGCCGGTCAGAACGACAACCTTGTCGCCTTTACGAATCTTTTGCATCGGTCAGCTCCTTACAGCACTTCCGGAGCCAGCGAGATGATCTTCATGTGGTTCTTGGCGCGAAGTTCGCGCGGAACCGGTCCGAAGATACGGGTGCCGATCGGCTCTTTCTTGTTGTCGATAAGAACGGCTGCGTTGTTATCGAAGCGGATGACGCTGCCGTCCGGACGACGGATGTCCTTGGCGGTGCGCACGACAACCGCCTTCATCACATCACCCTTCTTGACGCGGCCGCGCGGAATGGCTTCCTTGATCGAAACGACAATGATGTCGCCGATGGAAGCGTACTTGCGCTTGGAGCCGCCCAGCACCTTGATGCACATGACACGACGTGCGCCGGAATTGTCGGCAACGTCGAGGTTAGTCTGCATCTGAATCATGTCAGGTCGCCTTCTATTATTGACCGGAACGGTTGGCCTCCAGGGAAGCCCCTATTCCAGCTTATGGACACATTCAAAGCGGCATGTTCTCAGACCGAAAACCGAAACCAGCTTTCGGGAACACGCCCGGATGTTTTTCGCGCGGAAGGATCTTTTGCAAGGTGGTATCCAATCAAGGACCTGCCGAGCGCGTAAAGCAAAAGGACGCTGATTCCAGCGTCCCTCACGCCAATGGCTGCTTCATACAGATTTCTGGGACAAAGGCAAGGCCCCTGCCCCAAAACTCCGTTAATTACTGGGCGGCAACAACCGTCCAGCGCTTGTCTTTCGAAATCGGTGCGCATTCCTCGATGGAAACGACGTCGCCGACCTTGTACTGGTTGGTTTCGTCATGCGCCTTGTACTTCTTGGACCGGCGAACGGTCTTCTGAAGCAGGGGATGGGCAAAACGGCGTTCGACGCGAACGACAACGGTCTTGTCGTTCTTATCGCTGACTACGGTGCCCTGCAGAATGCGTTTCGGCATATTATTGTATCCTTCAAGCCTTGGCTTCTGCTGCCTTTTGGGCCGCAATGGTCTTGATGCGTGCGATGTCCTTGCGGACTTCCTTCACGCGGGCTGCTTTCTCGAGCTGGCCGGTTGCCTTCTGGAAGCGCAGGTTGAACTGCTCCTTCTTCAGCTTGGCAAGCTCATCGTTCAACTGATCGGCGCTCATCGAGCGGACGTCGGAAGCTTTCATCTCAGTCACTCCTTACTCTGCAATACGCTGCACGAAGCGCGTCTTGACAGAGAGCTTGGCGGCGCCGAGACGAAGCGCCTCGCGGGCGATTTCTTCGCTGACACCATCAATTTCGAACATGATCCGGCCAGGCTTGACCTTGGCTGCCCAGTATTCAACCGAACCCTTACCCTTACCCATGCGGACTTCGGTCGGCTTCTTGGTGACCGGAACGTCAGGGAATACGCGGATCCATACGCGGCCGGCGCGCTTCATGTAACGCGTGATCGCGCGGCGGGCCGCTTCGATCTCGCGAGCATTCACGCGGTTCGGCTCCTGCGACTTCAGGCCGAATTCTCCGAAAGCCAGGTCAAAACCGCCCTTGGCAACGCCATGGATGCGGCCCTTGAACTGCTTGCGGTATTTTGTACGCTTTGGCTGCAACATTTTCTTACTTCTCCGAGCTTATCTTTCGCCAGCGTAGATCAAGCGTTCTCGCGGCGGCGCTCGTTACGCTCACCACGTTCACGGTTGTTCGACCCTTGCGCGTCGCCTTCGGTTGCGCGGCGCTCAGAGGCCATCGGGTCGTGTTCAAGGATTTCGCCCTTGAAGATCCAGACCTTGATGCCGCAGATGCCAAACGCGGTTTCAGCTTCGGCTACACCGTAGTCGATGTCGGCGCGGAGCGTGTGAAGCGGAACGCGACCTTCGCGATACCACTCGGTGCGTGCGATTTCTGCGCCGCCGAGACGGCCGGCGCAGGTGATCTTGATGCCCTCGGCGCCGAGACGCATGGCCGACTGAACGGCACGCTTCATCGCACGGCGGAAAGCCACGCGGCGCTCGAGCTGCTGGGCGATCGACTGGGCGACGAGCGTCGAGTCGATTTCCGGCTTGCGCACTTCAACGATGTTGAGGTGCGTTTCGGAGTTCGTCATCGTCGAGATCTTCTTGCGAAGCTTCTCGATGTCTGCGCCCTTCTTGCCGATGATCAGGCCCGGACGAGCCGAGTGGATCGTGACGCGGCACTTCTTGTGCGGACGCTCGATGACCACCTTGGCGATGCCGGCAGCCTTGAGCTCTTCCATGAGGTAGGCGCGGATGGCCAGGTCTTCATGAAGCAGCTGGCCGTATTCGGCGTTGTCGGCGAACCAACGGCTGTCCCAGGTACGGTTGATGCCGAGGCGGAAGCCGATCGGATTAATCTTCTGGCCCATTATGCGGCCTCCCCTTGTTCAACTTCCCGAACGATGATCGTCAGGTGCGCGAAGGGCTTTTCGATACGCGATGCACGGCCGCGGCCACGAGCGTGGAAACGCTTCATGACGATCGACTTGCCAACATAAGCCTCTGCGACAACGAGCGAGTCGACGTCGAGATCGTGGTTGTTTTCAGCGTTTGCGATCGCCGATTCCAGGGTCTTCTTGACCTGGGCGGCAATGCGCTTGCGCGAGAATTCAAGCTCGGCGAGAGCCTTGTCGACCTTCTTGCCGCGAATGGTCGCGGCAACAAGGTTGAGCTTCTGAGGGCTTACGCGAAGCGTGCGGGCAATTGCCTGCGCTTCGTTGTCGGCAAGCCGGCGTTCGGTCTTAGCCTTACCCATGATTACTTCCTCTTCGCCTTCTTGTCCGCGCCGTGACCGTAGTAGGTACGGGTCGGAGCGAATTCACCGAACTTGTGGCCGACCATGTCTTCATTGACAGCAACCGGGATATGCTTGCTGCCGTTGTAGACGCCAAACGTCAGACCAACGAACTGCGGCAGGATCGTGGAGCGACGGCTCCAGATCTTGATCACTTCCGCACGACCGCCTTCGCGGACCTTCTCAGCCTTCTTGAGAAGATAGCCGTCAACAAACGGGCCTTTCCAAACTGAACGAGCCATTATGACTACCTCTCTTACTTCTTCTTCTGGTGGCGCGAGCGCATGATGAACTTGTCGGTCGACTTGTTCGAACGGGTGCGCTTGCCCTTGGTGGGCTTGCCCCACGGGGTCACCGGATGGCGACCACCCGACGTGCGGCCTTCACCACCACCGTGCGGGTGGTCGACCGGGTTCATGACGACGCCGCGAACGTGCGGACGCTTGCCGCGCCAACGCGAACGACCGGCCTTGCCGTCGTTGATGTTGCCGTGGTCCGGGTTGGACACTGCGCCGATCGTGGCGAGGCAGGTCGCATGAACGAGGCGCTGTTCGCCCGAGTTCAGACGCAGGATCGCCATGCCCTGGTCGCGGCCGACGAGCTGGGCGTAAGCGCCAGCCGAACGGGCGACCTGACCGCCCTTGCCGGGCTTCAATTCGACGTTGTGGATGATCGTGCCGACCGGGATGTACTGAAGCGGCATGGTGTTGCCGGGCTTCACGTCCACTGCCTTGTCGGAAGCGATGACCTTGTCGCCTTCAGCGATACGCTGCGGAGCGAGGATGTAGGCCTGTTCGCCGTCAGCGTAGTTGATCAGAGCGATGAAGGCGGTGCGGTTCGGGTCATACTCGAGACGCGCAACGGTGCCTTCAACGTCGAACTTGCGACGCTTGAAGTCGACGAGACGGTAGGACCGCTTGTGACCACCGCCCTGGAAGCGCACGGTGATGCGTCCCATGTTGTTGCGGCCGCCCTTGGAGGTCAGACCTTCCGTCAGCGACTTGACCGGCTTGCCCTTGTAGAGGCCGGAACGGTCCACGATGACCAGCTGACGCTGGCTCGGGGTCGTGGGGTTGTAATTCTTCAATGCCATTGTCGTTTACCCTCACAGTCCGGTGGAGACGTCGATGGACTGACCGTCAACGAGCGTGACGACGGCCTTCTTGACGTCCGACTGCTTGCCGGCAAAGCCACGGAAACGCTTCGTCTTGCCCTTGCGGACCAGCGTGTTCACAGCCTTGACCTTCACACCGAAGAGCGCTTCGACTGCAGCCTTGATTTCAGGCTTCGAGGCGTCCTTGGCGACGTTGAATACAACCTGGTTCTGTTCGGAAACCAGCGTCGACTTTTCCGTGATCACAGGAGTACGGATCACATCGTAGTGGCGAAGATCAGTCATTTGAACCGCTCCTCCAGAGCTTCAACCGCAGCCTTGGAAAGCACGAGCTTGCCGCGGCGCAGGATGTCATAAACGTTGATGCCCTGAACCGGAAGAACATCGATATTCGGGATGTTCTGAGCGGCCAGCTTGAAGTTTGCGTCAAGCTCGGCGCCACCGATGATGAGAGCGTTGGTCAGGCCGAGGCCGGCGAATGCACCGGCAAGAGCCTTGGTCTTGGCTTCGTTGGCAACCAGGTTGTCAACGATGATCAGCTCTTCAGCCTTCGCCTTGGCGGACAGCGCATGGCGCAGGGCCAGAGCGCGGACCTTCTTCGGCAGGTCGTAGGAATGGTCGCGGGAAACCGGACCATGAGCCTTACCACCGCCGCGGAACTGCGGAGCGCGTGCAGAGTGATGGCGGGCGCGGCCCGTACCCTTCTGCTTGAACATCTTTGCACCCGTGCGGGAAACTTCGCCGCGGGTCAGAGACTGATGGGTGCCCTGGCGCTTGGCAGCGAGCTGGTAGCGCACCATGCGAGCAATGATGTCCTCACGGACTTCGAGACCGAAGATTGCGTCGGAAAGGGAGACCTTCCCTGCGTCCTTGCCCTCGAGGGTTTTGACGGTCAGATCCATAATCTGGGCTCCCTTACTTAGCTTCTGCGGCGCGGACGCCAGCCGGACGCGGAGCAGCTTCCGGCGCACCGGACTTCACTGCATCGCGAACGAGGATCCATGCGCCCTTGGAACCGGGAACCGCACCCTTGACGAGGATGAGGCCACGGGCTTCGTCAGTCGAAACGACTTCCAGGTTCTGGGTGGTGACGCGCGTCTGGCCCATGTGACCAGCCATGCGCTTGCCCTTCCAGACCTTGCCCGGGTCCTGGTTGTTACCCGTCGAACCGTGCGAACGGTGCGAAACGGAAACGCCGTGCGTTGCACGCAGACCGCCGAAGTTGTGGCGCTTGATGGCGCCGGCGAAACCCTTACCCTGGGTCGTGCCGGTGACGTCGACGAGCTGGCCAGCAACGAAGTGCGAAGCAACGATCTCGCTGCCGACTTCGATGAGGTTGTCGGCGGAGACGCGGAACTCGGCGAGCTTCGCCTTCGGCTCAACGCTTGCGGCAGCAAAGTTGCCACGCATGGCCTTCGAGGTGTTCTTCACCTTCGAGGAGCCGGCGCCGAGCTGAACAGCCGT
It includes:
- a CDS encoding LSU ribosomal protein L16P codes for the protein MLQPKRTKYRKQFKGRIHGVAKGGFDLAFGEFGLKSQEPNRVNAREIEAARRAITRYMKRAGRVWIRVFPDVPVTKKPTEVRMGKGKGSVEYWAAKVKPGRIMFEIDGVSEEIAREALRLGAAKLSVKTRFVQRIAE
- a CDS encoding SSU ribosomal protein S3P; this translates as MGQKINPIGFRLGINRTWDSRWFADNAEYGQLLHEDLAIRAYLMEELKAAGIAKVVIERPHKKCRVTIHSARPGLIIGKKGADIEKLRKKISTMTNSETHLNIVEVRKPEIDSTLVAQSIAQQLERRVAFRRAMKRAVQSAMRLGAEGIKITCAGRLGGAEIARTEWYREGRVPLHTLRADIDYGVAEAETAFGICGIKVWIFKGEILEHDPMASERRATEGDAQGSNNRERGERNERRRENA
- a CDS encoding large subunit ribosomal protein L29, translating into MKASDVRSMSADQLNDELAKLKKEQFNLRFQKATGQLEKAARVKEVRKDIARIKTIAAQKAAEAKA
- a CDS encoding small subunit ribosomal protein S14 encodes the protein MAKVSAVEKNKRRRKLVAGQANKRAALKAVIMNQELPIEERFKATLKLAALPRNGSKTRIRNRCEVTGRPRAYYRKLKMSRIALRELGNFGSVPGLVKSSW
- a CDS encoding large subunit ribosomal protein L24; this translates as MQKIRKGDKVVVLTGKDKGKSGEVVSVSPKENRAVVRGVNVVVRHQKQTQTQEAGLVRKEASIDLSNLAIADPKDGKPTRVGFKIEGDKKVRVAKRSGVVIDG
- a CDS encoding SSU ribosomal protein S17P; the encoded protein is MPKRILQGTVVSDKNDKTVVVRVERRFAHPLLQKTVRRSKKYKAHDETNQYKVGDVVSIEECAPISKDKRWTVVAAQ
- a CDS encoding LSU ribosomal protein L22P; its protein translation is MGKAKTERRLADNEAQAIARTLRVSPQKLNLVAATIRGKKVDKALAELEFSRKRIAAQVKKTLESAIANAENNHDLDVDSLVVAEAYVGKSIVMKRFHARGRGRASRIEKPFAHLTIIVREVEQGEAA
- a CDS encoding LSU ribosomal protein L14P, with the translated sequence MIQMQTNLDVADNSGARRVMCIKVLGGSKRKYASIGDIIVVSIKEAIPRGRVKKGDVMKAVVVRTAKDIRRPDGSVIRFDNNAAVLIDNKKEPIGTRIFGPVPRELRAKNHMKIISLAPEVL
- a CDS encoding LSU ribosomal protein L5P; this encodes MAETKYEPRLKKDYVERIRKAMQEQFSYANEMQIPKLDKIVINMGVGEATADSKKPTVAAADLTAIAGQKAVVTRARNSIAGFKVRENMPIGAKVTLRGARMYEFLDRLVNIALPRVRDFRGLNPKSFDGRGNFAMGIKEHIVFPEINYDKVDQMWGMDIIVCTTATKDDEARALLKEFNFPFRA
- a CDS encoding SSU ribosomal protein S8P; protein product: MTMTDPLGDMLTRIRNGVSRRKSSVTTPASKLRARVLDVLQAEGYIRGYSEVTFDNGKTELSIELKYYEGASVIREIARVSKPGRRVYVSVKSIPQVANGLGITILSTPKGVMADHQAREQNVGGEVLCSVF
- a CDS encoding SSU ribosomal protein S19P is translated as MARSVWKGPFVDGYLLKKAEKVREGGRAEVIKIWSRRSTILPQFVGLTFGVYNGSKHIPVAVNEDMVGHKFGEFAPTRTYYGHGADKKAKRK
- a CDS encoding large subunit ribosomal protein L6, with amino-acid sequence MSRIGKKPVPVPAGVTASVEGQKVSAKGPKGELHFVVNDEVLVKLEDNAVVVTPATQSKDARSKWGMSRTMIENIFKGVKDGYERKLEINGVGYRAALQGKNLQLALGFSHDVIYEPPQGITIAVPKPTEIVVTGIDKQIVGQVAAEIREYRGPEPYKGKGVKYAGERIVRKEGKKK